The following proteins are co-located in the Bacteroidales bacterium genome:
- the xerD gene encoding site-specific tyrosine recombinase XerD: protein MAWQSYINGFRIYLQVELSLSENSVSAYLRDISKLVKFVEDQYPGLTPAEITQDHLHKFIVWISKPGMSARSQARMISGIRSYYKFLLLENIVSHDPTQLLDMPRIGRKLPDTLSVVEINKIIDSIDLSTAEGERNKAILETLYGCGLRVSELTGMQISDIYFNEGFARISGKGNKERLVPIGRVALKQINTYMKQVRVNQKIRKGSEDTLFISNRGSKLSRVMIFNIIKKHAELAGIHKAISPHTFRHSFATHLVEGGADLRAVQEMLGHASITTTEVYTHLDRQYLRSVILEYHPRMQKE, encoded by the coding sequence ATGGCCTGGCAATCATACATAAATGGGTTTCGCATTTACCTGCAGGTTGAGCTTTCGCTATCAGAAAACAGCGTTTCGGCTTATCTGCGTGATATTAGCAAACTGGTTAAGTTTGTTGAAGACCAGTACCCGGGACTAACACCGGCAGAGATCACCCAGGACCATTTGCACAAATTCATTGTTTGGATTAGCAAACCTGGCATGAGCGCCCGCTCACAGGCCAGGATGATATCCGGTATCAGAAGCTATTACAAATTTCTGCTTCTCGAGAATATTGTGAGCCACGATCCGACCCAATTGCTTGACATGCCACGGATTGGCCGCAAACTACCTGATACACTCAGCGTTGTTGAAATCAATAAGATTATTGATTCAATTGATCTGAGCACAGCGGAGGGCGAACGAAATAAAGCTATCCTTGAAACCCTTTATGGATGCGGATTAAGAGTATCTGAACTCACAGGAATGCAGATTTCTGATATTTATTTTAACGAGGGCTTTGCCCGCATCAGCGGGAAAGGCAACAAGGAAAGGCTGGTTCCCATTGGCCGGGTTGCACTCAAACAGATCAACACCTACATGAAACAGGTTCGTGTGAACCAGAAAATCAGGAAAGGGTCAGAGGATACGCTTTTTATAAGCAACAGGGGCAGCAAGCTTTCGCGGGTGATGATCTTCAACATCATTAAAAAGCATGCGGAGCTTGCCGGCATACACAAAGCAATCAGCCCGCATACTTTCCGTCATTCATTCGCCACCCATCTTGTTGAAGGGGGCGCAGATCTTCGCGCGGTACAGGAAATGCTCGGCCACGCCTCTATAACCACAACCGAGGTTTACACACACCTCGACCGCCAATATTTACGTAGTGTGATCCTGGAATATCACCCCCGAATGCAGAAAGAATAA
- the rpmG gene encoding 50S ribosomal protein L33 → MAKKSKEARIQVIMECTEHKTSGLPGTSRYISTKNKKNTPERLELKKYNPIMKKMTIHKEIK, encoded by the coding sequence ATGGCAAAGAAGAGTAAAGAAGCTCGCATACAGGTGATTATGGAATGTACAGAGCACAAAACAAGTGGCTTACCAGGCACTTCACGCTACATTTCTACCAAGAATAAGAAGAATACACCTGAACGATTGGAGTTGAAAAAGTACAATCCAATCATGAAAAAAATGACAATACACAAAGAAATTAAATAA
- a CDS encoding DUF4295 domain-containing protein — translation MAKKVVATLRTATGKDFAKVIRTVRSPKTGAYVFKETILPNDQVKDFLAKK, via the coding sequence ATGGCAAAGAAAGTTGTTGCAACCCTTAGAACCGCTACGGGTAAAGATTTTGCTAAGGTAATCCGCACAGTGAGATCGCCAAAAACAGGCGCTTACGTGTTTAAAGAAACCATCCTTCCCAACGATCAGGTAAAGGACTTTTTAGCAAAGAAATAA